In the genome of Nocardioides marmoribigeumensis, one region contains:
- a CDS encoding trimeric intracellular cation channel family protein — protein MPLPQDTVLDALRFVDLVGVLANALLGGLVARTARLDPVGFAVLAIVSGLGGGLIRDTLLQRGTPVALIDEAYVLTALAGATIAFLLPVEGRLWARVFPYVDALALGAWAAAGAQKTLVLGLGWLPAILLGTITAVGGGLVREVLLNRVPSIFGGNTLYATSALLASGVMVLLHQAGHGTAGLVVTTVVGAGLTLAARWRGWQLPDAYAWQGRLATLARPRWRRRR, from the coding sequence GTGCCCCTGCCCCAGGACACGGTGCTCGACGCCCTGCGGTTCGTCGACCTGGTCGGCGTGCTCGCCAACGCCCTGCTCGGCGGCCTCGTCGCCCGCACGGCGCGGCTCGACCCGGTCGGCTTCGCCGTGCTCGCGATCGTGTCCGGACTCGGCGGCGGCCTGATCCGCGACACGCTGCTGCAGCGCGGCACACCCGTGGCCCTGATCGACGAGGCCTACGTCCTGACCGCGCTGGCCGGCGCCACCATCGCGTTCCTCCTGCCGGTCGAGGGCCGGCTGTGGGCCCGCGTCTTCCCGTACGTCGACGCGCTGGCCCTGGGCGCCTGGGCGGCGGCCGGCGCCCAGAAGACGCTGGTGCTGGGCCTCGGCTGGCTGCCGGCGATCCTGCTCGGCACGATCACCGCGGTGGGCGGCGGCCTCGTGCGCGAGGTGCTGCTCAACCGGGTGCCGTCGATCTTCGGCGGCAACACGCTCTATGCGACCTCGGCCCTCCTGGCCAGCGGCGTGATGGTCCTGCTCCACCAGGCGGGGCACGGCACGGCCGGGCTCGTCGTGACGACCGTGGTGGGGGCGGGGCTCACCCTCGCCGCGCGCTGGCGGGGCTGGCAGCTCCCCGACGCCTACGCCTGGCAGGGACGGCTGGCCACGCTGGCCCGACCACGCTGGCGTCGCCGGAGGTGA